GTTGGAGTTGCTGATGGTAGTGGATTTATGGCTGCTGTTTTAAAGAAAATAGTAGCAGTTACACCAAGAAAAGCTGTTACTGCAACTGTTATTTTCCTTGGAATTATGTCTAATGTTGCATCATCAACTGGTTATGTTATGCTTGTTCCACTTGGAGCTATTCTATTTATGAGTTTTGGAAGACATCCAATAGCTGGACTTGCTGCTACTTTTGCTGGAGTTTCTGGGGGATGGAGTGCCAACCTATTAATAGGTACTAATGACCCTGTTTTTGCTGGAATGTCTACTGAAGCTGCTAGAATGATCAATCCAAACTATACTGTACTTCCTACTGGAAACTGGTATTTTATGGTTGCATCAACTTTCCTTATTACATTTGTAGGAACTCTTGTTACTGAAAAAATAATAGAGCCTAGATTAGGAGAATATATTCCAGAGGAAAAGATAGCTGTAGATGATATCTCTCTTGATGAAAAAAGAGGTATGAAATTTGCATTAATCAGCTTAGTTGTATTCTTTATTATTGTTGGTATGCTTGTTGTTCCTGAAAATGCACTACTTAGAAACCCTACAACTGGTGAACTTCTTCGTTCTCCATTTATGAGTGGAATTGTATTTTTAATGTCTATGTTCTTTATGATTCCAGGAATTTTCTATGGAATTGGAGCTAGAACTATAAAATCTGATAAAGATATTATCAACTTAATGGTTAAATCAATAAATAACCTTTCTGGTTTTATGGTATTGATATTCTTTGCTGCTCAATTTGTGGTTTTCTTCAACTACTCAAACCTTGGAATTATCCTTTCTGTAAAGGGAGCTAACTTCCTACAAGAAACTGGATTTGTTGAAGTTCCATTAATATTTGCATTTATAGTAATG
This is a stretch of genomic DNA from Fusobacterium varium. It encodes these proteins:
- a CDS encoding AbgT family transporter yields the protein MENNQAKKNWVLKALDVVERVGNGLPHPTTMFIIFTLILIAVSYVAAKMGVKVSYETYDNATKSLVTKETAVVNLLSPNSIRFMYTSVISNFTSFIALGTVFTIIMGVGVADGSGFMAAVLKKIVAVTPRKAVTATVIFLGIMSNVASSTGYVMLVPLGAILFMSFGRHPIAGLAATFAGVSGGWSANLLIGTNDPVFAGMSTEAARMINPNYTVLPTGNWYFMVASTFLITFVGTLVTEKIIEPRLGEYIPEEKIAVDDISLDEKRGMKFALISLVVFFIIVGMLVVPENALLRNPTTGELLRSPFMSGIVFLMSMFFMIPGIFYGIGARTIKSDKDIINLMVKSINNLSGFMVLIFFAAQFVVFFNYSNLGIILSVKGANFLQETGFVEVPLIFAFIVMTAIINIFIAVDSAKWAIMAPIFVPMFMRIGFSPELTQAAYRVGDSCTNVIAPLMPFFPLVVAFAQKYDKKSGMGTMISLMLPYSIAFLIGWIILLIIWFVFNIPLGIGGGIHYLGM